From the Moorena sp. SIOASIH genome, the window CATGGTTGCCGGTGTGATCTCTAGCTTCTGTTCACACTCACTCAACAGATGAGTTTTGAGCTGGTTAATCCGTTGGTTCCAATCCATCTGAGTGGTTTGGTCTAGATTAAGGTCGTATTCAGTCTCTAAGCGAAGAATTACTTGCTCAGCCACAGCCCGTAAACGCCCATAGAAGTTTGGTGCGATCGCATTAATGTTGAACGCCTTCTCTAGACGGGACAGGGTCTGATCAATCACTGGCTTCATGGAATCAGTGTAGTGGTACTTCAGACTTACCGGTACTAAATAGAGATTAGGAACAGGTTCACCCTGTTTGACCATTTGGTTCATTGCCTGTAGAGGCAGTTGAATAGCTCCCGTTCGGAAGGGCATAACCGTATCATTTTGATAAGAGCAGCCGCCTTCGGGGAAAATCACCAAATCACAACTCGGTTGCTTCAGTAACTTTAGGGTTTGGGCAATGCTGGCGCGATCGCCTAAACCCCGTCTAATCGAGTAGGCTCCGATCAGGGGCAGAAATTTTTCGCTCCATCCCCGGAAACTCTCGTAAGCCACAACATAGTGAAAGAGTTGCCCTAACCGAGTTGATAACAGAAACAGAACTATCCCATCATCAAGGGTAGGATGATTCGGGAGATAAACCACCCGTTCCTCTTCCAACCGAGCCAGTTTCTCTAGGTCCGTAGACTCAACCACTAACTTCAGTTGATAAAAATTATCGGCGAGTAGATCAGAAAAGCTTTGACAGAGGCGGGTTAATAGGGGATTGAGCCTAGGTGGATAGAATTGAGGGCTTGACAAAACAGACATAGCATGTATTCCAGGAGGAGATCGGAAGATTAGGGAGATGGAGAGATAATAAATACTAGTTTGACTTTAAATACTTGATTGTGCCATTGTGCATTGTGCAATTCTTCCCCACCTTTGCTAGCTTCGGGATCTTACTCCCTACACAAAAGAGAACGGGAGCGTGAGAGCCCCTGCCTTTTAAGGAGGGTTTGACCGTAAGACAGGCTCGCCTTATTCAATTAACTTAAACCTTTTACCCATAACCTGCCTCGGAAGTTACCGTAAGACAGGGTCGAGACGCGCCCCTTGAAGAGGGTAGCCAATAAGCGTCGGTAGGTTATGCAGAAAAGTTTCAAGTCTTTGTAATAAGGCTACCCTCTTCTACGGTAACTTCGTTCGCCTTATTTCATATAACTTAAACTTATGACTCACAGACTGTCGCTTATAAAGGCGAGTCTGTCATTGGTTTCGTCTTTGACGCTCATTGGCGAGCCTGTCATTGGTTTCGTCTCCAGGATGAAACGCGACGCGGCGGGTTTTAAACCGTCATCTCTCTTGTATAATAGAAAATAGGAGGTGATAATAATTTGTACAGAACAATCCCAGTCAGAGCATCATTTACTGACGAAGAAAAAGCGTTTTGGATTTTTCAATGTGAACAAGCCAATAGCTTGATCAACTCAGCAATTTATTACACCAGACAAGCTCATTACAGTAGGCTTGAGCAGCTAGAGGATGCATTTACCACTTATTGGCGTGGTGATGAATTACGTTACGGTTGGAAAATATACAATTGTAACATGACTTATCCAGAGCTTTGCAAAGCTCTCAAGGAAAGCCTAAATTACAAAGCAATGGCTGCACAGTCAGCGCAACAAACACTAAAAACAGTAGCTGAGTCAGTCAACAGTTATAACAAGTTAGTTAACCTTTATTATAAAGGGAAGGGAAACAGACCAAAATTAATCAGATATCGTAAGAAAGGAGGATTAGCAGCAGTAACTTTTCCTCGTCAAGCACTTAATTACAAAGATGGTTGGTTTGATCCGTCAATCAGTCGTGAAACCAAGGCTCATCTCCTGACTGAGATAACACTACAAATCCCTGATTTCATTGACTCGGATTGGGTTAAAGAGGTAACAATACGCCCTTACCTGGGTGAGCTATGGATTGATTGGGTAATTGATGACAACAAAGAGCCAATATCCAATAATCGCAACCTTGACTACAATCAAGCCTGGAGTTTTGATCATGGTGGAACAAACTGGCTAACTGGGGTTTCAACTCGTGGAAAAAGTCTGATCATTGATGGTCGAAAACTTAAGTCTATGAATCAGGGTTACGCCAGATTAGTCGGCAAGTATAAAACTGGAAAACCAGATTTATACTGGGACTCTAATCTAGATCGGGTACAACGAAAGCGTAACAATCAGATGCGAGATGCGATCAACAAGGCAGCCAGGTTTATTATAAACCGATGTCTTATTGATCGGATTGGAAATCTAATTATTGGTTGGAATGAGCGCCAAAAAGATTCATCAAATATGGGGAAGCGGGGTAACCAGAACTTTGTAGCTATCCCAACCAAAAGATTAATCAACAGACTCGAACAACTTTGCCCCGAGTATGGCATTAAACTAACAATCACTGAAGAGTCTTATACAAGCATTGCGTCTTACTTAGATGACGACAGCCTCCCAAAACATGGTGAAAAACCCGCAGGATGGACACCGTCAGGTAAGAGAGTCAGACGTGGAATGTACAAGACATCAATTGGTCACCTGGTTAATGCAGATTGTAATGGCTCTGCCAATATTGCCAGAAAAGTAGCCAGACAGTTAGAGATTAATCTGACCAAGCTGGGTAGGGAAGCATTGACACTTCCACACCGATATGACATTTTCAAGTCTCTGAAAAGATCATATCGAACAAGAAGCGAAAAGGCACGGTTTCAACCTGCCTTGTAGCAACATTGTAGAATCCCCCGTG encodes:
- a CDS encoding 1-acyl-sn-glycerol-3-phosphate acyltransferase, whose translation is MSVLSSPQFYPPRLNPLLTRLCQSFSDLLADNFYQLKLVVESTDLEKLARLEEERVVYLPNHPTLDDGIVLFLLSTRLGQLFHYVVAYESFRGWSEKFLPLIGAYSIRRGLGDRASIAQTLKLLKQPSCDLVIFPEGGCSYQNDTVMPFRTGAIQLPLQAMNQMVKQGEPVPNLYLVPVSLKYHYTDSMKPVIDQTLSRLEKAFNINAIAPNFYGRLRAVAEQVILRLETEYDLNLDQTTQMDWNQRINQLKTHLLSECEQKLEITPATMTPIRERVYKIQSVLKSRAQELEQFDETTYESIYQATVRLLNFDAIYDGYVAASPTPERFLDTLTRLEREVFKFDRPLPKGHRKAMLRIGDPINLKEYFESYRQNRAGTVEMLTQQLQQTVQDNLS
- a CDS encoding transposase, producing MYRTIPVRASFTDEEKAFWIFQCEQANSLINSAIYYTRQAHYSRLEQLEDAFTTYWRGDELRYGWKIYNCNMTYPELCKALKESLNYKAMAAQSAQQTLKTVAESVNSYNKLVNLYYKGKGNRPKLIRYRKKGGLAAVTFPRQALNYKDGWFDPSISRETKAHLLTEITLQIPDFIDSDWVKEVTIRPYLGELWIDWVIDDNKEPISNNRNLDYNQAWSFDHGGTNWLTGVSTRGKSLIIDGRKLKSMNQGYARLVGKYKTGKPDLYWDSNLDRVQRKRNNQMRDAINKAARFIINRCLIDRIGNLIIGWNERQKDSSNMGKRGNQNFVAIPTKRLINRLEQLCPEYGIKLTITEESYTSIASYLDDDSLPKHGEKPAGWTPSGKRVRRGMYKTSIGHLVNADCNGSANIARKVARQLEINLTKLGREALTLPHRYDIFKSLKRSYRTRSEKARFQPAL